In one Agrobacterium tumefaciens genomic region, the following are encoded:
- a CDS encoding LysR family transcriptional regulator gives MTRSRDISWDFYRTFLSVLSDGSLSAAARELGITQPTAGRHIGALEEAVGFPLFIRSPHGLMPTEAALALRPYAENLAATTAALMRAASGEVGKIEGTVRISASDIIGVEMLPPIIAAMQEVHPRLEIELSLSDTLEDLLRREADIAIRMTEPQQDAIVMRYIGNFRLGFHATRDYLAKAGAPESMEDLNHHRMVGFDRKTPFIRAAIQRMRSLDPEIPDIEEISFEIRADSNLAQLAMIRASAGIGVCQIGLARKDPRLVQVLPKIDIPLHTWVAMHENLKTSPRCRAVFSALVEGLKLHLKETDPNAPPQRR, from the coding sequence ATGACGAGAAGCCGTGACATCAGCTGGGATTTTTACCGCACCTTCCTCAGCGTGCTAAGCGACGGTTCGCTTTCCGCCGCCGCCCGCGAACTCGGCATCACCCAGCCGACGGCGGGACGCCATATCGGCGCGCTGGAAGAGGCTGTCGGCTTTCCGCTCTTCATCCGCTCGCCGCACGGCCTGATGCCGACGGAAGCAGCGCTAGCACTCCGGCCCTATGCGGAAAATCTGGCCGCGACGACCGCGGCCCTCATGCGCGCGGCCTCGGGTGAGGTCGGCAAGATCGAAGGCACCGTGCGTATCAGCGCATCGGATATTATCGGTGTGGAAATGCTGCCGCCGATCATCGCAGCCATGCAGGAAGTTCATCCGCGGCTTGAAATCGAGCTTTCGCTCTCCGATACGCTGGAAGACCTTTTACGACGTGAAGCCGATATAGCCATTCGTATGACCGAACCGCAGCAGGATGCGATCGTCATGCGCTATATCGGCAATTTTCGCCTGGGATTTCATGCGACGCGCGATTATCTGGCGAAAGCCGGCGCGCCGGAAAGCATGGAAGACCTCAACCACCACCGCATGGTCGGTTTCGACCGAAAGACGCCCTTTATCCGGGCGGCTATTCAGCGGATGCGTTCACTCGATCCGGAAATACCCGATATTGAAGAGATTTCCTTCGAAATCCGCGCCGACAGCAACCTCGCCCAGCTTGCCATGATCCGCGCCAGCGCGGGCATCGGCGTCTGCCAGATCGGTCTGGCGCGCAAGGATCCGCGTCTCGTCCAGGTCCTTCCGAAAATCGACATTCCGCTGCACACCTGGGTCGCGATGCACGAGAACCTCAAGACCTCGCCGCGATGCCGTGCCGTGTTCAGCGCCCTTGTCGAAGGCCTCAAGCTCCATCTCAAGGAAACCGATCCGAACGCCCCGCCGCAACGGCGCTAG
- a CDS encoding DUF2188 domain-containing protein, producing the protein MTKVVYEIVEHDGGFAYRMNGAYSETFPSYADAVEAARIVAAEQQVEGDDEEISYQDERGQWHEEYSQGGDRPEAEVVDKTSSPARPF; encoded by the coding sequence ATGACCAAAGTGGTCTATGAAATCGTCGAGCATGACGGAGGCTTCGCCTACCGCATGAATGGCGCTTATTCAGAAACCTTCCCTTCCTATGCCGATGCGGTCGAGGCTGCACGCATCGTTGCTGCCGAGCAGCAGGTGGAGGGTGATGACGAGGAAATCAGCTATCAGGACGAGCGTGGCCAATGGCACGAGGAATATAGCCAGGGCGGTGATCGGCCGGAAGCCGAGGTGGTCGACAAGACTTCATCTCCGGCCAGACCTTTTTGA
- a CDS encoding calcium:proton antiporter — MAGSILKQERMLLLAIPAAIVAYMAEHTIFEAGKTASLIAAIALIGMIILVSMRVAHHAEILAAKVGDPYGTMILTLSAVAVEVLILAIIMSESSSPTLVRDTIYSAVMIDINGILGLAALLGGLRHGEQPYNDDSGKTYGVMILTAMGISMIVPEFIPDENWHVYSAFTIVAMIALYALFLKMQVGPHSYFFSYAYPRKAHPAGQPSDNHAEEEEEGSVSLSIGLIIAGVVLIGVLAEFMAAFLSESLEGTSAPPALMAVVVATISASPEILTALRSALRNRMQAVVNIAMGASLSTVILTVPVMEGIALYTGQPFIMAMTPVQTVMVFITLIAAAINLNDGETNAIEGMTHFILFATFIMLLFLGL, encoded by the coding sequence ATGGCGGGTTCTATTCTGAAGCAGGAGCGCATGCTGCTCCTGGCAATACCGGCGGCAATCGTCGCCTATATGGCCGAACATACAATATTCGAAGCTGGCAAAACGGCGTCTCTCATAGCCGCCATCGCGCTCATCGGCATGATCATTCTGGTGTCGATGCGGGTTGCCCATCACGCCGAAATCCTTGCCGCCAAGGTCGGCGATCCCTATGGCACCATGATCCTGACACTGTCGGCGGTGGCGGTAGAGGTGCTGATCCTTGCCATCATCATGAGCGAATCCAGCTCGCCAACCCTGGTGCGCGACACGATCTATTCCGCCGTGATGATCGACATCAACGGCATTTTGGGCCTGGCCGCCCTGCTCGGCGGCCTGCGCCACGGCGAACAGCCCTATAATGACGATTCAGGCAAGACCTATGGCGTCATGATCCTGACTGCCATGGGTATCTCGATGATCGTGCCGGAATTCATTCCCGATGAAAACTGGCATGTCTACTCCGCCTTCACCATCGTCGCCATGATCGCGCTTTATGCATTGTTCCTGAAAATGCAGGTCGGTCCGCACAGCTATTTCTTCAGCTACGCCTATCCCCGCAAGGCGCACCCGGCCGGTCAACCTTCCGACAACCATGCAGAAGAGGAGGAGGAAGGCAGCGTCTCCCTCTCCATCGGCCTCATCATCGCCGGTGTGGTGCTGATCGGCGTGCTGGCGGAATTCATGGCGGCCTTCCTGAGTGAGAGCCTCGAAGGCACGAGCGCCCCACCGGCACTGATGGCGGTCGTGGTAGCGACGATCTCCGCCTCACCGGAAATCCTGACCGCACTCCGATCCGCATTGCGCAACCGCATGCAGGCCGTCGTCAATATCGCCATGGGCGCGTCACTGTCGACGGTCATCCTCACCGTCCCGGTCATGGAAGGCATCGCGCTTTATACCGGCCAACCCTTCATCATGGCGATGACACCGGTTCAGACCGTCATGGTCTTCATCACCCTCATCGCCGCCGCCATCAATCTCAATGACGGTGAGACCAACGCGATCGAGGGAATGACCCATTTCATTCTCTTCGCCACCTTCATCATGCTGCTGTTTCTTGGGCTTTAG
- a CDS encoding pyridoxal phosphate-dependent aminotransferase — MAFLADILSRVKPSATIAVTQKARELKAKGRDVISLGAGEPDFDTPENIKEAAIEAIKRGETKYTPVSGIPELRKAIADKFKRENGLDYKPEQTIVGTGGKQILFNAFMATLNPGDEVVIPAPYWVSYPEMVAICGGTPVFVDTTLEDNFKLKPEALEKAITPKTKWFVFNSPSNPSGAAYSHDELKALTDVLVKHPHVWVLTDDMYEHLTYGDFKFVTPVEVEPSLYDRTLTMNGVSKAYAMTGWRIGYAAGPLPLIKAMDMIQGQQTSGASSIAQWAAVEALNGTQDFIPTNKKIFEGRRDLVVSMLNQAKGINCPAPEGAFYVYPSCAGMIGKTAPSGKVIESDVDFVSELLEAEGVAVVQGSAFGLGPNFRISYATSEALLEEACKRIQRFCADCR, encoded by the coding sequence ATGGCCTTCCTTGCCGACATTCTCTCCCGCGTAAAGCCATCCGCCACCATCGCTGTTACCCAGAAAGCCCGCGAGCTTAAAGCGAAGGGCCGTGATGTGATCAGCCTTGGCGCGGGCGAGCCGGATTTCGATACGCCCGAAAACATCAAGGAAGCGGCCATTGAGGCCATCAAGCGCGGCGAGACGAAATACACGCCCGTTTCCGGTATTCCGGAACTGCGCAAGGCGATTGCCGACAAGTTCAAGCGCGAAAACGGCCTGGACTACAAGCCGGAGCAGACGATTGTCGGCACGGGCGGCAAGCAGATCCTTTTCAACGCCTTCATGGCCACCCTCAACCCGGGTGACGAAGTCGTCATTCCGGCGCCCTATTGGGTCAGCTATCCGGAAATGGTGGCGATCTGCGGTGGTACGCCCGTATTCGTCGACACCACTCTGGAAGACAATTTCAAGCTGAAGCCGGAAGCGCTGGAAAAGGCGATCACGCCGAAGACCAAGTGGTTCGTGTTCAACTCGCCGTCCAACCCCTCGGGTGCTGCCTATTCGCATGACGAGCTGAAGGCGCTGACGGACGTGCTGGTCAAGCATCCGCATGTCTGGGTGCTGACCGACGACATGTATGAGCACCTGACCTATGGCGATTTCAAATTCGTCACGCCGGTCGAAGTGGAGCCTTCGCTCTATGACCGCACGCTGACGATGAATGGCGTCTCCAAGGCCTATGCCATGACCGGCTGGCGTATCGGCTATGCCGCCGGCCCGCTGCCGCTGATCAAGGCCATGGACATGATCCAGGGCCAGCAGACCTCGGGCGCCAGCTCCATCGCGCAATGGGCGGCTGTCGAAGCGCTGAACGGCACGCAGGATTTCATTCCGACCAACAAGAAAATCTTCGAAGGCCGTCGTGATCTCGTCGTCTCCATGCTCAACCAGGCCAAGGGCATCAATTGCCCGGCACCGGAAGGCGCGTTCTACGTCTATCCGTCCTGCGCCGGCATGATCGGCAAGACTGCGCCGTCGGGCAAGGTCATCGAGTCGGATGTGGATTTCGTCTCCGAGCTTCTGGAAGCCGAAGGCGTTGCCGTCGTGCAGGGGTCGGCCTTCGGCCTTGGCCCGAACTTCCGCATTTCCTACGCCACGTCGGAAGCCCTGCTGGAAGAGGCCTGCAAGCGCATCCAGCGCTTCTGCGCTGATTGCCGCTGA
- a CDS encoding EAL domain-containing protein — translation MAPKSIFSSLVREVDGTWSTAYSPFNLKSALQPIFRRTMSGALDIDSFEGLVRPHRNGEPVTPGEFFSLVAPEDIENIDSILRTIHILNTGRLNRSRARIFVNFHPGLFQTPAKMRQEVERMRLAAHEAGMTADRIVCEISEKKASDTQIVADFAYHMHDIGFRVALDDYGAGDSDIDRVKLIKPDYVKFEAGWVRDFMQNSAGAALLRVIVSQFRNDGIEPVFEGLETSWQVELCEELGVLLMQGYVLAKPELAPTTFDARFPELGSEYFSPSPRADRNAAAPAFSRDERTPEAHPLRQTRTFGKRGL, via the coding sequence ATGGCGCCCAAAAGCATCTTTTCCAGTCTTGTCCGCGAGGTCGATGGCACATGGTCCACGGCCTATAGCCCCTTCAACCTGAAATCGGCCCTGCAGCCCATTTTCCGCCGAACGATGAGCGGTGCGCTCGACATCGATTCCTTCGAAGGTCTGGTGCGACCCCACCGCAACGGCGAACCGGTGACGCCAGGTGAATTCTTCTCGCTGGTGGCGCCCGAAGATATCGAAAATATCGACAGTATCCTGCGCACCATCCATATCCTCAATACCGGCAGGCTCAATCGTTCCCGCGCCCGCATCTTCGTCAATTTCCATCCGGGCCTGTTCCAGACACCTGCCAAGATGCGCCAGGAGGTGGAGCGCATGCGGCTGGCCGCCCACGAGGCCGGCATGACCGCAGACCGCATCGTCTGTGAAATCTCCGAGAAAAAGGCGTCTGACACGCAGATAGTCGCCGATTTCGCCTATCACATGCATGATATCGGCTTTCGCGTGGCGCTGGACGACTATGGTGCCGGCGATTCCGACATCGACCGGGTGAAACTCATCAAGCCCGACTATGTGAAATTCGAAGCGGGCTGGGTGCGCGATTTCATGCAGAATTCGGCGGGCGCCGCCCTTCTGCGCGTCATCGTCAGCCAATTCCGCAACGATGGAATAGAGCCCGTGTTCGAAGGGCTGGAAACCAGCTGGCAGGTCGAGCTGTGCGAGGAACTGGGCGTCCTGCTGATGCAGGGTTACGTTCTGGCGAAACCCGAGCTCGCGCCGACAACATTCGACGCCCGCTTTCCCGAACTTGGCAGCGAGTATTTTTCCCCTTCGCCGAGAGCGGACAGGAACGCGGCCGCACCGGCATTTTCCCGGGACGAACGCACGCCTGAAGCGCATCCGCTGCGCCAGACCCGGACCTTCGGAAAACGCGGCCTCTGA